TGGCCGCACGAAAGCGCAGATCGACGGCGCGATTAAATACGCGCTGCTGAACCTCCTCGGCACGGTCTTGTTCCTGATGGCCATCGGCTTGCTCTATGGGGCTGCCGGCACGTTGGCATTCGCCGACCTTGCGCGGGTCCTGCCAACGCTTGAGCCGACACCTGGCCTGGTTGGAGCAGCGATCCTGTTCCTGTGTGCCTTTGGCATCAAGGCAGGCGTGTTTCCGCTGTTCTTCTGGCTTCCGGCCAGCTACCACACAGCACCCTTCACAATTTCTGCGATCTTTGCAGGTCTACTCACCAAGGTCGGCGTCTACGCGGCATTCCGCGTGTTCACGCTGCTGTTCACAGTCGAGGAGTCGGGGATCCGCGAAATCGTCGCCGTTGTTGCAGCACTCACCATGGTGACCGGGGTGTTCGGAGCCGCAGTCCAGTGGAACATCCGTCGGATTCTGTCGTTCCACATCATCTCGCAGATTGGCTACATCCTGATGGGCCTTGCGATCGCCACACCTTTGGCCATCGCAGGTGCGGTATTCTACATCGTTCACCACATCATCGTGAAAGCCAATTTGTTCCTGCTGGCCGGTGCCATTCGTCAGGCAAGCGGGACGGACGACCTGAAGAAATCTGGCGGCCTCCTGAAAAGCCACCCGTGGCTGGCGGTGCTCTTTCTAATTCCCGCCCTGTCGCTGGCAGGGTTGCCGCCGCTGTCGGGTTTCTGGGCTAAGTTCCTCGTCGTTGACGCCTCGTTCAAGGGCGACATGGCGTGGCTGGCAGCCGTTGCCCTGTTTACCGGTCTGTTGACGCTCTACTCCATGACAAAGATCTGGATGGAAGCATTCTGGAAAGCACCGGGCATCGAGCGTTCTCAAACGCGTCCGGTCCCTGTCCTGATGGTCGCTCCAATCGCCGTTCTGGGTGCGATCACGCTCACAATTGGCTTTTACGCCGAACCGTTCGTTCAGTTCGCGGAGAAAGCCTCCATCACACTCACGCAACCGGATGTCTACATCGCAGCCTTCTTCGGTGAAGAGACCCAAGTTGGTGAAGCTGCTCTTGAAAGGATCGACCAATGATTAGCCTTTTAAAGCGTTTGGGCGCCTTCGGCCTTCTGTGCGGCGTCTTTATCATCGAGCTGGTAAAAGCCTCAGTGGACGTGACGGTCGCCGTCTTGTCCAACAAGCAGAAATTGAAGCCAGCCATTGTTGCGGTCCCGCTCGACCTGCGGACAGACATGGGGATTACCACCCTTGCGAACATCGTGAGCCTGACACCGGGAACCACCTCGCTGCACATCTCAGATGACCGCAAGACGCTCTACGTCCATGTCCTGGACCGGGAAAGCGACGAGGACGTGATCCGTTCCATCAAAGATACGTTTGAAACCCGCGTTCGGGCTGTCGAGGGACCGGCTCCCAGCGAAACTGTAGCCAAGAAAGGAGCCGTCGCATGAGCATTGAGAGCATTCTGGGTATTTCTGAGACCCTCAACACGGTTCTGGTGCTGTTGATCATCGGCGCTTTCGCACTCACCGCCTTGCGTCTCATGAAGGGCCCGAGTTATGCGGACCGGTTTGTCGCCATCGATATGCTGACGGGTCTAGCCGTGGCCGCATGCGCCTTGACCGCGCTGACGACCGGCCGGTCAGAATTCCTTGACGTGGCGTTTGCGCTGGCCCTGATCGCCTTTGTCGCAACTGCAGCCTTTGCGGCTTTCCTGGAACGCAAGGTTGCTGTCACCGATGGCCACTTCAGGGACAATGGCAAACAAAAAGCTACTAAATCCGCGCAGCAGGAGGCATCGTGATGGTTGATCTTATTGCCCTTTTGGTGAAATTCGTTGGCGTAGGCTTCTTGCTGATCGCAACGATCGGATTGCTGCGCTTTGACGATCCTTTCCAGCGGATGCACGCCGCAACGAAAGCGGGCACGCTGGGTGCAGGTCTGGTCCTGATCGGGACCATGCTGAGCAAATCCAGCTTGGATTCAACCATGATGGGCGGCATGACCTTGTTGTTCCTGATCCTGACGATTCCGGTCGCAAGCCATTTGCTGGCACGGGCGGCGTATCTTTCCGGCGCTGAACTGGCCGGGATCGGAGATGCGGACAACGCCTTGCGTGACGTCCTGAAAAGGCCAGAGCAGCCGATTGAAAAGCAGGCTGAACGCTTGGACCTGCAAGGAATGGCGGCCGCGGCTGAGACAGACATTGCAACAGAAGTGCCGGTGTCGGCGGATCCTGTGCTCTGCGATGCCGAAAAATTAGGTTTCGTATCCCTGAAAGATGTGGTTGCGCCTGAGCGCGTCCGCTTTGCAGCTGTTGGCGATGCCGCGCCAAAACTCGCGCGCCGCGCAGCAGAGTTTGCGGCCCGCACGGACCTCCCGCTCATCGCTGTTGTTGCTGTCGACACTGGATATGTGGATGCAACAGACAATAGCACCGAGACGATGCGGCTGATCCGCGACAAAGTCGGACATTGGCTGCCTGATCTGCGCTCGCTCTCAGACGATCTCGGCGTTTCAGTGGAGCTCGTCTACCAGGAAGGTGACGCGGCTGCATCAATGGCCGGTGTTGGCGACATGCGTGAGTTTCTAGTTCTGCCAACGGACGGATGGGCAGACCATGGTGTCGGCGTTGCAACCCCTCATGCCACCAAGCAACCCGACGGATTGCTGCGTGTTGCCAGCATGCACCCCGGGCCAACGCTTTATGCGGTCGATGTTCCAAGAGCCGGTCCCGTCACTGTGTTGTTCGATGGGTCTTATGACATCTGGCGCGCGCTTGATCTGGCGCTCGTCGAGCGACTTTGGACTGCGACAGAACTCCGGGTGTTTGGGTACGTTGACGCGGCCAGCCGGGCGGAAATTGAGCAACGTGCCGCCGATGCCAATACCCCTGTCGTCTTCGCCGACCCGGAACTAACCGCACCGGATGAAGCCTTGTTGCCGGAACAAATGGTCTCCGACGCTGTCGCAGTGATCCTTCCGGACCTGCCAAGACCTCTGCGGACCCGTTGGTACGGGACTTTTTGGCAAGACAAGATCTCGCCAAATTGGCGGGGGGACGTTCTGGTTTGGACCTAGCCCGAGGCGTTCCTTGCCATTAGGATTGCAAACGTTCTTGAAAAACATCAAGGGGATGGCGTCAGCGCCATCCCCGTTCTTTAGCTGGGCCTCATATGCCACCTGACGCACCTTCGGAACACCAGAATAAAACCGGCATGGCAGGACCGGGTGCAAAGAGACTGAGATCCTGGCCGTTGGTATGGCGGCTGCCGGTGGCTATGGCCTCGGTCGTTATGCTGTTTGCTGTTGTGTTGACCATTTTTGGTTTGCAGGAGCTGGAACGCCGGGAAGCCGAGCTCCGCGTCGAAGTCGGCGGGGCATTTCTCGATACTTTGGCCGGACTGATCACACCAGCTGTTACCGCCGGCGCTCCGTTATCGGAAATTGAGGGCCTGCTGTCGGCATCTGCCCGGTTCAAACCCTCGTTGCGCAACGAAGCTGTTGCCGTTTGTTGCCTGGCAGATGGGCCCATTTTGATGACATCCTCTTACCCGGATGATCCCACAAATGGAGCTAAACCGCGAACAACCGAGCTTGCTCTTGAAGACTGGCTCAACGCCAATCGCAGTCTGCCGCCAAACGAAGCCGCAATCCAAAATGTCGATGAGACAAACAAACAACTGATTGCGCAGTCTTTTCCCGTAAGTGATGGTTCAACGATCCTGCTTGGTGCAGCCTTTGATCTCGAATGGCAACGTTCCGAGCAAGAAGAACGACGCCGTGTGGCTCTTGCCGTGGACGTCGCGTTTTCTGTACTAGCGGCGATCCTCACGTTTTTTATCGCGCAACACAGCCTGCGCCCTATTGATGACCTCACCAAGGCTCTCGACGACGATTCCTTTGACACGCAGACCGAGGTTGAACCAGCATCCGCGAACACGGAAATCGGCCGTTTGCAAAATGCGCTGAGAACCCGGGCCGAACTTCAGGCGCGGGCTGACGCGATCGCAAAAACAGAAAACAAACATGCGCGGGAGGCAACGCTGGCCCGCCTTGCAGCAGGGCTCGCACATGAGGTGCGCAATCCGCTTGCCGGGATGAGCGCGGCAACCTCGACCTTGCGCCGGTTTGGAGATGACAAAACTGTGCGGGAACAGACGATTGACCTGATCGACCGGGGCCTGCAAAGCATTGATCATGTGGCGGCCAGCATGTTGTCGACCTACCGGCCACCTGAAGGCAACAGAGATCTCAAGCCCGACGACCTCAATGACCTGCGGACCTTGATCAACCCGAAAGTGCGCGCCAAACAGGTGGACTTGAGTTTTCAGTCGGAGCTCGCAGAAACCTACCCGGCCAGCGCGGAAGCCGTGCGCCAGATCGTGCTCAACCTGCTCTTAAATGCCATAGACGCCACTCCGGTTGGCAGTACCGTTGCCTTTGAGTCCAAGCTGATCGAAGAGCAACTCACCATCAAGGTCTCCGACAGCGGCCCCGGTCTTCCAGGAGAAGCCTTGAATGTCCTGACCGGCGGAACCACTCCGGAGAAACCACAGACGCGGCGCCTTGGACTTTGGCTGGTTCATCAACTGATCGATGATGTGAATGGCCGGTTGGCGATTTCAACACGTCCGCAAAGCGGCACAGTGATCACCATCACCATTCCAAAACGCACCGACGAGGCGGAAAATGTCTGAACTGATACTGTTGGTGGAAGACGATCCGGTCCTTGGCCCCTCCTTGCAACAACGGCTTGTTCTGGAAGGGTTTTCCGTCGTTCATGCCACCACACTGGCAGCCGCCCGCGAGTTTCTCGGCAAACGGGTTCCGAGCTTTGTTTTGTCGGACATCCGGTTGCCGGATGGGTCCGGCGCCGATTTGCTGCGAGAGGTTCTCAGCCAGCACGGCGCGGTCCCGATTGTTTATATGACAGCCTATGGTTCTGTAGATCAGGCCGTGGAACTCGTTCGCGATGGCGCCAGGGACTACCTTGCCAAACCCTTCAACCTGGATGAACTTGTCTGCCGCATTCAGGAGCTTTTGCTTCGCCCGCTTGCGCCGCAAGTGGATGACCCGTTCTCGACATTTGGTCTTTCTGCCTCCATGCGTGGCGTGCGCTCCATGCTGAACCGCTTGGCGGGGATTGATTTGCCCGTTCTGCTGATTGGAGAAACAGGCACCGGCAAGGAAATCGCAGCGCGGTATCTGCACGCCAAGAACGCTGCACAATCGCGCCCCTTTGAAGCTGTAAACTGTGGGCAGTTGTCGCCGGAGCTGGCTGATTCGACGCTTTTTGGGCACGAGAAAGGTGCCTTCACCAGCGCGCATGACCGGCGGATCGGGGTCTTGGAAAGCGTTGGCGAGGGGACGCTGCTTCTCGATGAAATCGGTGACACCGGCCCGGAACTTCAATTGAAGCTTTTGCGCGTGTTGCAGGAGCGGCAGTTCAGGCGGCTGGGTGCATCACAGGATCTTGCCTTCAAAGGCCGGCTTGTTTGCGCAACGAACCGTGATCTGGAGGAAGCGGTCAGAGACGGCGTGTTCCGGGAGGATCTCCTGTTTCGCATCAACGTTGTGACGATCCGCGTTCCGCCTTTGCGTGAGCGTCTGGAAGAAGTGGCGCCGCTCATCACTGCCTTTGCTGCAAACGCTGCGCAGCGCATGGGACTTGCTCCAATACCGGCCTCAGCTGCCGCAGTGTTAGCGGCAGAGCAGCATGATTGGCCGGGAAATGTCCGTGAACTCCGGAACCGTGTAGAACGCGCCGTCGCACTCGCGGGCGGCGCTGAGCTGACGCCAGCCGATTTATTTCCGGAAAACGCTACTCGCCTCCTTCAGCCTGCGAGCCATGCTTCAGGCGGTCCAGAAACTGCTCAGTCAAGCAGCTCTATCGGGTTCCCTTCGTTGGCTGAAGTCCGGGATCAAGCAGAACGCACCCACATTTTACGCGCCCTTGATGAAACCGATGGCCGGTTGCAGGACGCAGCCAAGCTTTTGGATATCTCACGCACAACCTTATGGGAACGCATGCGCCGCCACGGCATCGACCGATCGACAGAGAGCTAGTTTGGTATTGCAAATTCAACGGGTGCCGACGAATTCCATCACACACATTCGTTCTTCGACTCTTGAGTGAGAAAACGGCGCAGTGTGATCACGGAAGGACGAAATATGCGCAGATTTTTAACATACCGCTGACCTAGCAGCCGTGCGTTACAATTTTTGGATTTGTGAGATGGCGCACCGGGGAGGATTCGAACCCCCGACCCCCAGATTCGTAGTCTGGTGCTCTATCCAGCTGAGCTACCGGTGCTTAAGAACGACGCCCGCAGGATCATGGAGTGATCCAATTCGAGTGGCGGTTCAGTTTGCGGGGCGCTGTGTGCCCCGGACAGGGCGCTTATCTACTGCGGACTGGCAGGGGATGCAAGCGCCTTTTTGAACTTTTTCTGAAAGTCACACCAAGTTGTCTATTTGCCCGCAGTTTTCTAGGAAACCGGGGCTTCGATTGTGCACAAGCACTGCTTGAAGGCTGTGCTTTGTGTCGGCTGATGCCATTTTCGAATAGATTGGCTTCGCTCAAGTTGTCCTATCCGGCAATTGTATCTTGAAGCACGTTCCCGGCTGGTCACAGTCCAGCTCGATCACACCACCATGAGCCCTGAGCAGCTCTGCGACGATGGCAAGCCCCAAGCCGACACCGCCTGCTTTCGCGCCGCTGTGAAACGCCTTGAAGAGGCCTCTCTGCGTATTTTCGGGAATGCCCGGGCCAGTGTCATGCACTTCAATATGAACGCAGTTCGCCTGTCGCTCCGCTGAAAGACTAATGCGCCGAACCAGCGTCCCATCCCGTTCCGCCTCAAGCGCCTGCACCGCATTGCGGGTCAGGTTCAAAAGCACACGGAAGATCTGTTCGGGATCCGCATCAACCTCGAGTGTTTCGCCAATCCGGTTTTCGAACTGAATGGTATCATGGTCGACGAGCCCCAGGACATCAGCGACATCCTCCCCCACCCTGTGGAGCGCGATCAGCCGCCGTTGCGGAGCCCGTTCCTGGGCCTTGCCATAGGCCATGACCGCCTGCGTATACCCGACCGCCCGATCGAGTGTTGCCAGGATCTTCGGTGCCAACCGGTTGACCGTTGGATCGGGCACATGTTCCAGCCGCTCCAAAAAAAGCTGCGCAGACGCCAGCAAATTTCGCAAATCGTGATTGATCTTGGACACGGCCAATCCAAGATCCGCCAGCCGCTGTTTTTGATGCAAGGCGCGAGAAAGGGCTTCCTCCATCGCCGCCAGACGAATTTCCGCATCGCCGAGTTCGTCGCGCCGCCCGGATACCTTTATGATCCGGGATCCATCTTCCGGGTTTTCGGCAAACTGCTCCATGGAACGCGTCAACCGGCGCAAAGGGCGGATGAAAATGGCGCGCAGAGTGATATAGACCAACGCTGCGGTTATCCCGGAAATCACCAGCGACAGCGCCAGGATCCGGCCGGAAAACGCCAGCATTTCCTGTTGAAGAAGCGCGACCGGAAAGACAATATCAACACGTTCTGTATGGCCCATCTGACCCGCGGCGACTGCCCGCATGACGCCGTCCCCGCGATAGGTCAGGATCGCAAAGCTGCCGAGGATCGAGGTCAACGGCGTGACTTCCGCCATGTCCACAACGAAATCGACCTGTGTCGGCACATTGCTCATTGCGATCAACCGGCGCTGCGCGCCTTGATCCAGCGCGATGGCCACAGCACCCGTTGTTTTCAGAAGCTCTTCCTGCAGTCGCGGCGCAAGCGTGTTGGTTTCAGCAAGGACAGATGCAGCAACACCTGCCGTTGTCAGCCGGTCCATCAACCATGTGTTCCTAAAGTTCGCTATGGAGGGCACGTAAATAAGCACCTCGGCAATCATGACGAACACGACGGTCAAAAGAAGAAGTTTGCTGGACAGGCCGCCAAAACGATGACGCCCGAAACCCGGATCAAGTTCCGGGTTCGCAGCCGGACCCAATCCGTCTGCATCGGGTGTTGCAGTCCCCTTAGGGGTGCCCTCATGCTTCATGACAGCTCCGTCCAACGATCACGGCAAGAGCCCATTCAGCCCAATACATCTTATCCAAACTTGCGCAAGATACCGATTCCAAAACGTAACCAACCACTTTTCGGCATGTCAGCATAGTACGAAATTGCTGCACGGCGCACCAGCTCGCCTAAGGTTGGGTACGGAGCAATGAAGCCTGCGAGGTCTTTCATCTTCAGTTTTTTCGACAGCGCCAGAGACAACAGGTTGATAATCTCGCCAGCCTGCGCGCCCACGATCTCAGCGCCGAGAAGCCTGCCACCAGGGCCTGCAATCAGTTTCAGACGCCCCGTTGTTACCGCCTCGGCCTGTGCCCGGTCGTTGCCTGAATAGTCTGCCGTCAAAACCTTGACCTTGTCACCGAAACGGTCGCGTGCCGCGGCTTCGCTGAGCCCGACATGCCCCAATTCCGGTGACGTGTATGTGACCCAAGGCACCTGATCGTTGTCCATGGAAACCGGCAGCCGGAACAAAATGGATCGGATCACCAGCCCGGCCTGATACCCGGCAACATGGGTAAATTGAAGACCGCCGGCGATATCGCCGATTGCATAAATTTTGCGGTTTGAGGTCCGAAGACCTTTGTCGACCGTGATACCTTTTTTTGAGAAATCGACGCCCGCCGCCTCCAGCCCCAAGCTGTCCACATTTGGTGCGCGGCCGGTCGCAACCAGCAAATGACTGACCGTTTGAGTAACAGTATCCCCGGCTTCGTTACGCGCTGTCACGGCGATCCCGTCACCCGTTTTTTCAACCCTCTCGACGGCCGTTTCCTGGAGGATTTCGATCCCCTCGTCTTTTAAGGCATCCAAGACGATACCCGCCAATTCCGGATCGTCTTTTCCGAGCGCCGTCTGAGCTTCAAACACCGTCACCTTCGCCCCAAGACGGCGATGCGCCTGCGCCATTTCCAATCCAATCGGGCCGCCGCCAATAATGCCCAGGTGCTCCGGTGTTTCTCTCAAATTAAACAGGGTTTCGTTGATAAGATACGGCACTTCATCCAATCCGGGGATCGGAGGAACAAGGGCGGAGGAACCCGCCGCGATTACAAAGCGTCGTGCCTTGATCTCATGGTCGCCGGCTGAAACACAGTCCGGGCTTGTGAATTGCCCATGCTCCCGCAGCACGGTGACGCCAAGACCTTCAAACCGCTCCTGGGAATCATGTGGCTCGATCGCCGCAATCACGCTTCGGACGTGATCATTTGCTTCAGAAAAGCTGATTTCAGCTGCACC
This window of the Roseibium alexandrii DFL-11 genome carries:
- a CDS encoding Na+/H+ antiporter subunit D, whose product is MTETSYNLLVLAFPVLVPLTLAAITAILWRNIQAQRVVAIAGLGVIVVCSVLLTMAVLRYDILAVEFGSWAVPFGISFVADRFAAALVMITGVLAFCVGIFSLRDMRQIHMRAGFYPLFFGMVAGVNGAFLTGDLFNLYVWFEVMLITSLGLLVIGRTKAQIDGAIKYALLNLLGTVLFLMAIGLLYGAAGTLAFADLARVLPTLEPTPGLVGAAILFLCAFGIKAGVFPLFFWLPASYHTAPFTISAIFAGLLTKVGVYAAFRVFTLLFTVEESGIREIVAVVAALTMVTGVFGAAVQWNIRRILSFHIISQIGYILMGLAIATPLAIAGAVFYIVHHIIVKANLFLLAGAIRQASGTDDLKKSGGLLKSHPWLAVLFLIPALSLAGLPPLSGFWAKFLVVDASFKGDMAWLAAVALFTGLLTLYSMTKIWMEAFWKAPGIERSQTRPVPVLMVAPIAVLGAITLTIGFYAEPFVQFAEKASITLTQPDVYIAAFFGEETQVGEAALERIDQ
- a CDS encoding Na+/H+ antiporter subunit E, which produces MISLLKRLGAFGLLCGVFIIELVKASVDVTVAVLSNKQKLKPAIVAVPLDLRTDMGITTLANIVSLTPGTTSLHISDDRKTLYVHVLDRESDEDVIRSIKDTFETRVRAVEGPAPSETVAKKGAVA
- a CDS encoding monovalent cation/H+ antiporter complex subunit F, whose protein sequence is MSIESILGISETLNTVLVLLIIGAFALTALRLMKGPSYADRFVAIDMLTGLAVAACALTALTTGRSEFLDVAFALALIAFVATAAFAAFLERKVAVTDGHFRDNGKQKATKSAQQEAS
- the mnhG gene encoding monovalent cation/H(+) antiporter subunit G is translated as MVDLIALLVKFVGVGFLLIATIGLLRFDDPFQRMHAATKAGTLGAGLVLIGTMLSKSSLDSTMMGGMTLLFLILTIPVASHLLARAAYLSGAELAGIGDADNALRDVLKRPEQPIEKQAERLDLQGMAAAAETDIATEVPVSADPVLCDAEKLGFVSLKDVVAPERVRFAAVGDAAPKLARRAAEFAARTDLPLIAVVAVDTGYVDATDNSTETMRLIRDKVGHWLPDLRSLSDDLGVSVELVYQEGDAAASMAGVGDMREFLVLPTDGWADHGVGVATPHATKQPDGLLRVASMHPGPTLYAVDVPRAGPVTVLFDGSYDIWRALDLALVERLWTATELRVFGYVDAASRAEIEQRAADANTPVVFADPELTAPDEALLPEQMVSDAVAVILPDLPRPLRTRWYGTFWQDKISPNWRGDVLVWT
- a CDS encoding sensor histidine kinase, with the protein product MASVVMLFAVVLTIFGLQELERREAELRVEVGGAFLDTLAGLITPAVTAGAPLSEIEGLLSASARFKPSLRNEAVAVCCLADGPILMTSSYPDDPTNGAKPRTTELALEDWLNANRSLPPNEAAIQNVDETNKQLIAQSFPVSDGSTILLGAAFDLEWQRSEQEERRRVALAVDVAFSVLAAILTFFIAQHSLRPIDDLTKALDDDSFDTQTEVEPASANTEIGRLQNALRTRAELQARADAIAKTENKHAREATLARLAAGLAHEVRNPLAGMSAATSTLRRFGDDKTVREQTIDLIDRGLQSIDHVAASMLSTYRPPEGNRDLKPDDLNDLRTLINPKVRAKQVDLSFQSELAETYPASAEAVRQIVLNLLLNAIDATPVGSTVAFESKLIEEQLTIKVSDSGPGLPGEALNVLTGGTTPEKPQTRRLGLWLVHQLIDDVNGRLAISTRPQSGTVITITIPKRTDEAENV
- a CDS encoding sigma-54-dependent transcriptional regulator — translated: MSELILLVEDDPVLGPSLQQRLVLEGFSVVHATTLAAAREFLGKRVPSFVLSDIRLPDGSGADLLREVLSQHGAVPIVYMTAYGSVDQAVELVRDGARDYLAKPFNLDELVCRIQELLLRPLAPQVDDPFSTFGLSASMRGVRSMLNRLAGIDLPVLLIGETGTGKEIAARYLHAKNAAQSRPFEAVNCGQLSPELADSTLFGHEKGAFTSAHDRRIGVLESVGEGTLLLDEIGDTGPELQLKLLRVLQERQFRRLGASQDLAFKGRLVCATNRDLEEAVRDGVFREDLLFRINVVTIRVPPLRERLEEVAPLITAFAANAAQRMGLAPIPASAAAVLAAEQHDWPGNVRELRNRVERAVALAGGAELTPADLFPENATRLLQPASHASGGPETAQSSSSIGFPSLAEVRDQAERTHILRALDETDGRLQDAAKLLDISRTTLWERMRRHGIDRSTES
- a CDS encoding ATP-binding protein; translated protein: MKHEGTPKGTATPDADGLGPAANPELDPGFGRHRFGGLSSKLLLLTVVFVMIAEVLIYVPSIANFRNTWLMDRLTTAGVAASVLAETNTLAPRLQEELLKTTGAVAIALDQGAQRRLIAMSNVPTQVDFVVDMAEVTPLTSILGSFAILTYRGDGVMRAVAAGQMGHTERVDIVFPVALLQQEMLAFSGRILALSLVISGITAALVYITLRAIFIRPLRRLTRSMEQFAENPEDGSRIIKVSGRRDELGDAEIRLAAMEEALSRALHQKQRLADLGLAVSKINHDLRNLLASAQLFLERLEHVPDPTVNRLAPKILATLDRAVGYTQAVMAYGKAQERAPQRRLIALHRVGEDVADVLGLVDHDTIQFENRIGETLEVDADPEQIFRVLLNLTRNAVQALEAERDGTLVRRISLSAERQANCVHIEVHDTGPGIPENTQRGLFKAFHSGAKAGGVGLGLAIVAELLRAHGGVIELDCDQPGTCFKIQLPDRTT
- a CDS encoding dihydrolipoyl dehydrogenase family protein; the encoded protein is MAKLLTPDICVIGAGSGGLSVAAAAAAFGVDVVLIEKGKMGGDCLNYGCVPSKALLAAGKAAKQGQGSAAFGIHAGAAEISFSEANDHVRSVIAAIEPHDSQERFEGLGVTVLREHGQFTSPDCVSAGDHEIKARRFVIAAGSSALVPPIPGLDEVPYLINETLFNLRETPEHLGIIGGGPIGLEMAQAHRRLGAKVTVFEAQTALGKDDPELAGIVLDALKDEGIEILQETAVERVEKTGDGIAVTARNEAGDTVTQTVSHLLVATGRAPNVDSLGLEAAGVDFSKKGITVDKGLRTSNRKIYAIGDIAGGLQFTHVAGYQAGLVIRSILFRLPVSMDNDQVPWVTYTSPELGHVGLSEAAARDRFGDKVKVLTADYSGNDRAQAEAVTTGRLKLIAGPGGRLLGAEIVGAQAGEIINLLSLALSKKLKMKDLAGFIAPYPTLGELVRRAAISYYADMPKSGWLRFGIGILRKFG